Genomic segment of Alphaproteobacteria bacterium CG11_big_fil_rev_8_21_14_0_20_39_49:
TTGATGTTGTTGTTCCGGGAATCGGAGTCGCCTATCAGATAAATGATGCAACAAGCGTATTTGGTGGAGTGAATAAAGGTTTTGCTCCTCCGGGACCATCTACTAACACATCACAAGACCCTGAAGAAAGCATAAATTACGAGTTTGGAGTCCGCTTTACTGAAAATGCCTTCAAAACAGAGGCTGTTGCATTTTATAATGACTATGACAATCTGCTTGGTGAAGAAACATTATCAGGTGGCGGCGGTGCAGGCACAGGGGATCAATTCAACGGCGGTCAGGTAGATGTTTACGGTGTTGAGATAGGTCTGGAATATGATTTTTCAGCATTACTTGATGATTCAAAATATAAATTCCCTGTCGGAATCGGCTATACATATACAAAAGCTGAATTTGGAAGCAGCTTCGATAGTGCCTTTGATGAATGGGGAAGCGTAACAGATGGTGACGAGTTGCCATATGTTCCTGAACATCAGGTTTATATTTCGGCAGGAGTTGAGGCCGACAAATGGGCTTTGAACGCATCTGCTAAATATGTTGACGAGATGAGAACGGTTGCCGGAAGCGGTTCAATTCCTTCGGGTTCAGGTACTGATGAACATATAATACTTGATATAGCCGGTGAATATGAGGTTTATAAGAACACACGTGTGTTTGCTACGCTTCATAACGTAACTGACGAGGAATATGTTGCGGCTCGCCGCCCTGCCGGAGCAAGACCGGGTGCGCCACGCACTTTACTTGCCGGTTTAAAACTTAAATTCTAAAAATTACTTTTTTTCATTTTTTTTGCAGGCTCTATTAGAAATAATAGAGCCTGTTTTTTTGAAAGATTGGTATTATTAGTCGGCAAAAGCCTTTATTACCTCGTAAGCCGCATTACATTCTTCAGTTTGCATATTAATATCAAGAAAGTACCAATTATTAGTAATTAATTCTTTGCATTTACCTATATATATTATATTCGCCTCTAAAGGGTTTTGCTCGAATAATTCTAATTTTTCCTTATATTTTTCTTCGTCTAAAATCTTATCGGTGTGATTTGCAAGTATGTCCGATACCACCTGACAATGCGTATCGAACTTAATCATGTTCGATTTACACCATTTTAGCTTATATTTTGCTTCTAAAATATGACTTTTGTAATGCTGCTTATACTTCTGTATCTTTTTTTTGTCTTCAGATATTTTTTCAAGCACTTTTAATGACATTTCACAATCATGAAGGCTATACACAGTTCCTTTTACGCATTCGTTTTTTAGGCTTCGGGTCATTTCAATGTTATCAATGTAATATTTTTCGTCCTTTTTTAATGCGTTTAGTTTTTCAAGTTCCTGTTCTTTTTTTATTCTATTTAGCCTTTTTTGTTCCGTCCTTGCAGCTTCACATTCTTCGTCCTTTATATTTTCATCATATTCATACCATTGATTTGCAAAAACAAGTTTACACCTTCCGGCAAGAAGGTCTTGTGCCTTATCGGGATTTTCTGCGAAGTATTTCCTGTAATAGTTTTTATATTCTTTTTTGGCTTTTTCTCGTTCTTCCTCAAGTCTTTGTGCCGATTCCAACAACTCGGCAATAACATTTAAGGCAGCAAGGCAGTCTAAGGCGGAAACTTTGGCTCTGGTTTTATTTTCTATACAACTTACCATAAAGTCTTCGGCTAATTTATGTTCTTTTGAAAAATAGTCGGTAAGGGATTGGTATTTTTTTGAATTAAATGAATTTGTATCACTAATATTTTTAATGAATTGTTCTTTATATTTACTTAATAGTTTTAACAATTCGATTTTGTCATTTTTAATTTTTTGTTCATTGATGGCAGCCTGAACAGCCTGACACTCATCATTTTCTATAAAAATACTTGCACTGTTTTTAGGGGAAAAACCTTTGCATTTTGTTTTTAATAATCTTTGAGCCTCGGTAAGGTTGTTTCTGAAAAAATTCAAGTGCTTTTCAAATTCAAGCTGATTTCTATTCTTGCTAACGTTTTCGTTATATATTTTAAATGCCGTTTCGCATTTAGTGCTATCTGTTTCAATTTTTTCCTGACATTTTGTTACGGTATCTCTGGCAGCTAGAATGTTTCCCCTGTAGAACTCTTCAAGGGATAATTTTTTTTCTTTAATTTCTTCATGTTCTTTTAACGCAACGGACACATATTGGCATATAACGGGATCTATTTTTTTTGTTTTACAGCTCGTGTCGGTTTTCTTGGCTTCTATTATATTGCTTTTAAAATATTCAAGATTCTTTTCGACATTGCTGTCGGTTATTTTTTGATTATTTTTTGATTTCTCTATTTCTTCCAGCTCTTCTTTTGCTGCGTCACATTCGATATCATGTAGCGATGTATCTTCATCATATTGCGGATTGGAAAATAATTCATCACACTTGCTATCCATAACTTCTTCTAGTTTGTTAGGGAATTTTTTGAATAATTTTCTATAATCATCAAAGGATAATGATTCTTCTTGTGTATCAGGCGGATTTTCTTCGATAGGCTGTTCAAATACCTCTTTGATTATGGCTTGCTTTTCTTCCGCCTCTTTTAGTTTTTTTAAACCTTCTTCAGCAGCTTGGCAGATTTTGTTTTCAGCTTCAATATCGCTTAGACATTGCTCGCTCAATAATTTTTCAGCCTCTTCTTTATGTAGGGTAAAATAAGATGCATTTTTTTCCACCTCTAATGCACATAAAAAAATGAGAGATATTACGCAAAATAAGACCTTTTTTGTATCGATTTTGAAAAAATACAAAGCTAACCTGTGCTAAACCTGATTTAAAGAACGTTTAACCATTAATTTTTTTTACTTCTTCCAGCACTTCTTCTACATGACCTTTTACTTTAACCTTTCGCCATACTTTTTTTATTACACCCTGTTTGTCTATCAGAAAAGTTGAGCGGTCGATTCCCATATATTTCTTGCCGTACATGTTTTTTTCTATCCATGAACCGTATTTAGGGATTACATCAAGATCTTCGTCCGACAAAAGTGTTATTTGAAGCGACTTCATACTCTTGAAGTGTTCATGCGTTTGCGGATCATCTTTTGAAACGCCGAAAATAATCGTATCATTTTCAGAGAATTCTTTAAGCTTCTCGGTAAAGTCAATTGCCTGCTGCGTACAACCGGGGGTGTTATCTTTGGGATAAAAATACAGCACAATATTTTTGTTCTTTTGTTTTGATAAAGTTACTTCATCAAATTTGTCCGATGTTAATGTAAAATCAGGTGCTTTTTCGCCTTGTCCTGCCGTGTTCATTGAAAATCTCCTTCATTATTTATAATATATACTTTATACATACTTAAATTTTGATACACTCATTATTTACCAGTGTAAAATAGTTTTTTTTAATGTACAATCTTTTATGGATTTAGGATTGTTCGATAAATATATATTTTGTATAAATTGCACTGAAATTTTTAATTTAATGAGCGAGTTTATTTGGTGCATCTGAATAGAGCCTGAAAAGGTGTTCAGGTTGACAAAACCTATATTTATCGAACAATCTCATGGATTTTATTCAAAATTAGCAAATAGCAGTGATTATAATAAGTCTTAAATTTTCTACAAAATTGATACTGATACTTAGTGTATTATTTATGCTTGGTTGTGCATCTTTATTTGCATGGATTTTAACAGGCTCACGCTCCCTGTCTTCTATAACCCCTTCTATTGAACGTGAGTTGAGTTCATTAAGCAAGAATATAAATGTTACTATAGAAGAGAGTTTCATAAAGTGGGATAGGGACGAAAAGGCAATAGTTATCGAAGCAAATAACGTCTCGGTATTAAACCGCAAATCCAATAGACCCGTTGCCGGATTTCCCAAAATTGCATTTGATTTCAGTTTGCTGAACTTCTTGAAGGGCAATGTAGTTTCATCTGATATAACTCTGATAAATCCGACTTTTTATTTGGATACCACAAAAAAATCTTTGTATTTTGATAGCAAAGAAAAAGATGATGCTGAAGCAAATTCGGTTTTTAATGATGTATTAGAGTCTTTAAAAAAAGGGGAGTATAGCTTTCCTGTAAACAGCATACGACTTAAAAACGCAGATTTGTTTATTAGTAACGGTTTTAGCGATTTTGTCTGGCATGCTAAAGACGGATATATAAGAATTGATAAAAAAAGTAAGGTAATATCCGAGTTGAATCTTAATTTCGGGAAAGAAACAACATATCTTGGGGCTGAAATTTCCTACAAGGAAGGTGCGTTTGATAATCAATTGAAATTTAAGGATTTGCCAAGTTATATTTTATCCGATCTGTTCCCTGATAAAGATATATTAAAAAACGTAAATTTAATCTCATCAGGTAATGTAAATTTTTTGATATCCGAAGAAGGAGAGATGATTCAGACCGAATTTGATATCGGTAGCATTACGGGTGAAGTTGAGCTTTTAAAAGCTTTTGCTGAGAAATTTAAAATTGTAGGGGCAAAAGCAAAGGGTAGTTTTTACGATAGCTTTTCAATGTTAACTCTGGATAAGTTTGATGCGAAAATTGATGATTCCATCGTTTTGATATCGGGTAAATTTGCAAATTTAATTCCCTCCCCTGATTTTGCACCGCTAATTAAGGCTGATGTTACGGTTAAGGATTTTAAAGTTAGTAATTTGCATAAATACTGGCCCATATTATTGGGAGAGGCAGTTAGAGGCTGGGTTATATATAATATTACGGGAGCCGAGGTAGATAAAGCGACAGGCACTTTTAATTTTACGCCTGAATATTTCAACCGCATGTACGCATGGAATCGAAGCGGCAAGGTCGGACCTATACCCCGTATGGACGAAAATGCAATTGATGCATTGATAGAAGTGGAAAATGCTAAAGTCACCTATATGGAACCATATCCGCATATAAATGATATTTCCGGCACTGTAAGTTTTACCGGAAGGGAAATGAACGTAAATGTAAAAGGTGCAAAGATAAGGGATTCCTTGGTTAATAATGCGGTTGTAATTATTGAGGATATGTACGAAAAGAATTCCCCTATTAAAATCAGCGGTGAGTTTAACGGTTATGTAAGGGATTCTGTTGCTTTTTTGAAGCCTGCCTTAAAAAAACACAGGCTTACAAAACATTTAGATAGTATATATAACGCAACCGGTGCTTTAAGAGGCAATGCCTCCATATCTTTTCCTATAACCGCTAGCTTAAGTTACGATCAGTTTGATATTGAAATTGACTCTAAATTTTCGGACGTAAAGCTTCCATCATTTATAAACGGGCATGATGTTTCGGATTCTTCTTTTAATTTAACATTAAAAGACAATCTACTTAATGTAGACGGTACATTCGGTGTTTTAAACAGCACTGCAAAGGTTTCTTATAACAGGGATATAACGGTTAATAATAAGTCTGACTATACTATTTCAGGTAAATTTACTCCTGAGAAACTTAAGAAGCTCGGCATTGCCGACATACCTGAATTTATAAAGAACGAGTTGTTCTTGGAAGCAAAAATGCGTGAAAGAAATGAGACGACTTATGTAAATGGCGACATTGACCTCACCAAATCCGAGATATCCATTGAAAAAGCTGATTTTTTTAAG
This window contains:
- a CDS encoding thioredoxin-dependent thiol peroxidase produces the protein MNTAGQGEKAPDFTLTSDKFDEVTLSKQKNKNIVLYFYPKDNTPGCTQQAIDFTEKLKEFSENDTIIFGVSKDDPQTHEHFKSMKSLQITLLSDEDLDVIPKYGSWIEKNMYGKKYMGIDRSTFLIDKQGVIKKVWRKVKVKGHVEEVLEEVKKING